The proteins below are encoded in one region of Brassica napus cultivar Da-Ae chromosome A6, Da-Ae, whole genome shotgun sequence:
- the LOC111198591 gene encoding butanoate--CoA ligase AAE1: protein MEGTIKSRANYVPLTPISFLDRSAVVYAERTSVVYGSVTYTWRQTRDRCVRVASALSQLGISSGDVVSVLAPNVPAMVELHFAVPMAGALLCTLNIRHDSALVSVLLSHSETKVLFADHQFLQIAQGACEILSKKGEKVPLLVLIQEPSVVVSGKNKKRLMEYEDVVSMGKSNFQVIRPKDECDAISLNYTSGTTSSPKGVVYSHRGAYLNSLATVILNEMHSSPTFLWTNPMFHCNGWCLLWGVAAIGGINICLRNVTAKGIFDNIAKHNVTHMGGAPTILNMIVNASDSEKKPLPRKVSFITGAAPPPAHVIYKMEELGFSMFHSYGLTETYGPGTVCTWKPEWDSLPSEEQAKMKARQGVNHIGIEEVAVKDPVTLRTLPADGVSMGEVVFRGNTVMNGYLKNPEATKESFKGGWFWTGDLGVKHPDGYIELKDRSKDIIISGGENISSIEVESVLFTHPCVLEAAVVARPDEYWGETACAFVKLKDGSKATAEEIISYCRGKLPHYMAPRSIVFEDLPKTSTGKVQKFVLRTKAKAMGSLSKKGTSKL from the exons atggaGGGAACTATCAAGTCACGGGCCAACTACGTTCCTCTCACTCCCATCAGTTTCCTTGATCGATCCGCCGTCGTTTACGCCGAAAGAACATCTGTAGTTTACGGCTCCGTCACCTACACGTGGCGCCAGACCCGTGACCGCTGCGTCAGAGTCGCCTCCGCTCTCTCCCAACTCGGTATCTCCTCCGGCGATGtg GTTTCGGTGTTGGCTCCAAACGTGCCAGCGATGGTTGAGTTACATTTCGCTGTCCCCATGGCTGGAGCTTTGCTCTGTACACTCAACATCCGCCACGACTCCGCACTCGTATCGGTTCTGCTAAGTCACTCAGAGACCAAAGTGCTTTTCGCAGATCATCAGTTTCTCCAAATAGCTCAGGGAGCGTGCGAGATCCTCTCCAAGAAAGGCGAGAAGGTCCCTCTTCTGGTCTTGATCCAAGAGCCTAGCGTTGTTGTTTCAGGGAAGAACAAGAAGAGGTTGATGGAGTACGAAGACGTTGTCTCCATGGGGAAATCGAACTTCCAAGTTATAAGACCAAAGGATGAATGTGACGCAATCTCTCTGAACTACACATCAGGCACGACTTCGAGCCCCAAGGGTGTTGTTTACAGTCACAGAGGCGCTTATTTGAATTCTTTGGCTACCGTTATACTCAACGAGATGCACTCCTCGCCTACTTTCCTATGGACTAATCCAATGTTTCACTGCAATGGATGGTGTTTACTGTGGGGTGTTGCCGCCATCGGTGGGATTAATATATGTTTGAGAAACGTTACCGCAAAGGGTATATTTGATAACATTGCTAAACACAATGTGACTCATATGGGAGGTGCACCAACTATACTGAACATGATCGTTAACGCTAGTGATTCCGAGAAGAAACCGCTTCCTCGGAAGGTGTCTTTTATAACCGGTGCTGCACCACCACCAGCTCATGTGATTTACAAAATGGAGGAGCTGGGGTTCTCTATGTTTCACTCGTATGGGTTGACTGAGACTTATGGACCAGGCACGGTCTGCACGTGGAAGCCTGAGTGGGACTCTTTGCCTAGTGAAGAGCAGGCGAAAATGAAGGCGAGGCAAGGAGTGAATCATATAGGGATTGAAGAAGTCGCTGTTAAAGATCCTGTGACCTTGAGGACTTTGCCGGCTGATGGTGTGTCTATGGGTGAGGTTGTCTTCAGGGGGAACACGGTGATGAACGGTTACTTAAAGAACCCTGAAGCCACCAAGGAGTCTTTCAAAGGAGGTTGGTTTTGGACTGGTGACTTGGGGGTTAAACATCCTGATGGCTACATAGAGCTGAAAGATAGGTCCAAAGACATTATAATCTCTGGGGGAGAGAACATAAGCTCGATCGAAGTGGAGTCTGTTCTGTTCACTCATCCTTGTGTTCTTGAAGCAGCTGTGGTTGCGAGGCCTGATGAGTATTGGGGTGAGACTGCTTGTGCGTTTGTGAAGCTTAAAGACGGGTCTAAGGCAACGGCCGAGGAGATTATAAGCTACTGCAGGGGGAAGCTTCCGCATTATATGGCTCCGAGGAGTATTGTGTTTGAGGATCTTCCTAAAACATCGACTGGGAAAGTTCAGAAATTTGTTCTGAGGACTAAGGCTAAGGCTATGGGAAGCTTATCAAAGAAAGGAACAAGCAAGCTTTGA
- the LOC111198589 gene encoding protein ALTERED PHOSPHATE STARVATION RESPONSE 1-like — protein sequence MGCSPSKLDGLPAVALCRDRCNSLEETLRRSYALADAHSAYLLSLNTVGPALHRFFDQAVESPPDVDSDANESPDTSSPESSSPTHSVSTSSDSDLPPKFDSDNEEDGDKGKDCHLFRNHEPFHSRNYESGINTPPPPPPPPSTNAWDFINFFESYEFPYNTNLKELKDKETTRCNDEDKPKKKNAPIRKNDEKIRRDEDKCVLKILEKKKKLKPEKTREPKDQKVSSDFSEVTKQWQEMFKEASEAGSEVSKMLDTSRFRYYQKTSVYQASSNVLYAKKMTPVEDFGSSFSNLSSTLKKLFMWEKKLYQEVKAEEKLRTSHMKRCKELRRLEGKSTTDVNKLESIRSSIQCLSTRITVSIQMIDNICLMINKLRDEELWSQIKKLIHRLSEMWSSMLECHSRQSRVIAEAKKLDKMTFKGNLDISQLELAMELKLELRNWSQSLSNWIDAQDQYVKALNSWLMRCLKQEPQEPTPDLSEEPPLFGAVNSWSLSLGRSDGEKEFTEAVYALLMQISRQVEKRRMELEEQRTVNGGDKDAERKLVMLEKEEQKMQRKMKTVPSVELMGSLNLKANMVEIFKCVEKLSTNLKQSYEEVDLSF from the exons ATGGGCTGCTCACCCTCAAAGCTCGACGGTTTACCCGCCGTAGCTCTATGCCGCGACCGCTGCAACTCACTTGAGGAGACGCTCCGCCGTAGCTACGCACTAGCCGACGCTCACTCCGCTTATCTCCTCTCACTAAACACAGTCGGTCCAGCTCTCCACAGATTCTTCGATCAAGCCGTCGAGTCTCCGCCGGACGTTGACTCCGACGCCAACGAATCTCCGGACACGTCTTCGCCGGAATCATCTTCCCCGACTCACTCCGTGAGCACCAGTTCAGACTCCGATTTGCCTCCAAAATTCGATTCCGATAACGAGGAAGATGGAGACAAAGGTAAGGACTGTCATCTCTTTAGAAATCATGAACCGTTCCACTCCCGGAATTACGAATCCGGCATTAacactcctcctcctccgccgccgccTCCGAGCACCAACGCTTGGGATTTCATCAACTTCTTCGAGAGCTATGAGTTTCCGTACAATACGAATCTTAAGGAGTTGAAGGATAAAGAGACCACTCGTTGCAATGATGAAGATAagccaaagaagaaaaatgctCCTATTCGCAAAAACGATGAGAAGATTAGAAGAGATGAAGACAAGTGTGTCCTAAAAATCttagagaagaaaaagaaacttaaaccGGAGAAAACCAGAGAACCAAAGGATCAAAAAGTTTCGTCGGATTTCTCAGAAGTCACAAAGCAATGGCAGGAGATGTTCAAGGAGGCTTCAGAAGCAGGGAGTGAGGTTTCGAAGATGCTCGACACTTCCAGGTTCAGATATTACCAGAAAACCTCAGTTTATCAAG CTTCTTCAAACGTTCTTTACGCAAAGAAGATGACTCCAGTGGAAGATTTTGGATCTAGTTTCAGTAATCTTTCATCTACTCTGAAGAAACTTTTCATGTGGGAGAAGAAACTGTACCAAGAAGTAAAG GCTGAGGAGAAACTCCGCACATCTCACATGAAGAGATGCAAAGAATTGAGAAGACTGGAAGGGAAGAGTACAACAGATGTAAACAAACTCGAATCCATTCGTTCTTCGATTCAGTGTTTGTCCACAAGAATAACAGTCTCTATCCAAATGATAGACAACATATGTCTTATGATAAACAAGTTACGCGATGAAGAACTCTGGTCTCAGATTAAAAAATTGATCCACAG GTTGTCTGAGATGTGGAGCTCTATGCTAGAATGTCACAGTAGGCAATCCAGAGTAATCGCAGAGGCtaagaagcttgataagatGACATTTAAGGGAAATCTAGACATATCTCAGCTTGAGCTTGCCATGGAATTGAAACTGGAGCTAAGAAACTGGAGCCAAAGCTTATCTAACTGGATAGATGCTCAGGATCAGTATGTTAAGGCCTTAAACAGTTGGCTAATGCGCTGTCTGAAGCAAGAGCCTCAAGAACCAACACCAGATCTCTCAGAAGAGCCGCCACTGTTTGGAGCTGTTAACAGCTGGTCTCTGTCTCTTGGGAGATCAGATGGAGAAAAGGAATTTACGGAAGCGGTTTACGCGCTCTTGATGCAGATAAGCCGTCAGGTGGAGAAACGGAGGATGGAGTTGGAGGAACAGAGGACGGTTAATGGAGGGGATAAGGATGCAGAGAGGAAACTTGTGATGTTAGAGAAGGAAGAGCAGAAGATGCAGAGGAAGATGAAGACAGTACCATCTGTTGAACTAATGGGGAGTTTGAATCTGAAGGCGAACATGGTGGAGATTTTCAAATGTGTAGAGAAGTTATCTACAAACTTGAAACAGAGTTATGAGGAGGTTGACttgagtttttaa
- the LOC111198592 gene encoding dolichol-phosphate mannosyltransferase subunit 1-like isoform X3: MMGVMMALKKLSSNCRTCMVKAALARAKKLGLGTAYIHGLKHATGDFVVIMDADLSHHPKYLPSFIKKRLEKNASIVTCTRYVKGGGVHRWNLMRKLTSRRANVLAQTLLWPDVSDLTRWK; encoded by the exons ATGATGGGAGTCATGATGGCACTCAAGAAATTGTCAAGCAACTGCAGGACTTGTATGGTGAAGGCCGCATT AGCTAGAGccaagaagcttggtttgg GAACTGCATACATACATGGTTTGAAGCATGCTACAGGTGATTTCGTTGTAATCATGGATGCTGATCTTTCACATCAT CCAAAGTATTTGCCAAGTTTCATCAA GAAACGACTAGAGAAAAATGCAAGTATAGTAACATGTACGCGATATGTAAAAGGTGGTGGTGTACACAGGTGGAACCTTATGCGGAAGCTCACTAGCAGAAGAGCAAATGTGCTAGCTCAAACACTTTTATGGCCTGATGTATCTGATTTAACCAG ATGGAAATGA
- the BNAC05G15860D gene encoding O-fucosyltransferase 6 has protein sequence MAFQRRRYNYYNRLRRLLPLICGFSGALLILFALLSVFSPPPDDSDRRISKQINYGANDEKHAAVVFRVPRSGGRSDRDIWRSWNADFFHGCCNASTKFPNAKAITRNDRYLAIATSGGLNQQRTGIVDAVVAARILNATLVIPKLDQKSYWKDASDFSHIFQVDWFISFLSKDVKIIEQLPPKGGRTWSPSRMRVPRKCNEKCYINRVLPVLQKRHAVQLNKFDYRLSNKLRDDLQKLRCRVNYHALKFTDPILKMGNELVRRMRLRSKHYIALHLRFEPDMLAFSGCYYGGGDKEKKELASIRRRWKTLHVNNPEKQRRQGRCPLTPEEVGLMLRALGYGSDVHIYVASGEVYGGEESLAPLKALFPHFYSKDTIATKEELEPFSSYSSRMAALDFLVCDESDVFVTNNNGNMARILAGRRRYFGHKPTIRPNAKKLYKLFLSKENTTWEEFASRVRTFQKGFMGEPKEVRAGRGEFHENPSTCICEATEAKAKEGGMDSRKLGKKKQKEGDEPKEDEDAEWSSDYEEDQTDLHDRGLYNGTRLDYEDMSSDEPELEEMLSD, from the exons ATGGCTTTCCAGCGGCGGCGCTACAATTATTACAACCGTCTCCGCCGTCTCCTCCCGCTTATTTGCGGCTTCTCCGGAGCTCTTCTCATCCTCTTCGCTCTTCTCTCCGTCTTTTCCCCTCCTCCTGATGATTCCGATCGCCGCATTTCC AAGCAGATTAACTATGGAGCCAATGATGAGAAGCACGCAGCAGTGGTGTTCAGAGTTCCG AGAAGTGGAGGGAGATCAGATCGTGATATCTGGCGTTCATGGAATGCTGACTTCTTTCACGGTTGCTGTAATGCTAGCACCAAGTTCCCAA ATGCTAAAGCAATTACTAGAAATGATCGATACTTGGCAATCGCCACTAGTGGTGGTTTAAACCAACAACGAACTGGA ATCGTAGATGCTGTTGTTGCTGCTCGAATTCTAAACGCTACCCTTGTTATTCCTAAGTTAGACCAGAAATCCTACTGGAAAGATGCCAG TGACTTCTCCCATATCTTCCAAGTTGACTGGTTTATATCGTTTCTCTCAAAAGACGTCAAAATCATTGAGCAACTTCCACCTAAAGGAGGACGAACGTGGAGCCCCAGCAGGATGCGTGTACCTAGAAAATGCAACGAGAAATGTTATATCAATCGAGTACTACCCGTTCTTCAGAAAAGGCAT GCAGTTCAGTTGAATAAATTTGATTACAGACTCTCAAACAAGTTGAGAGATGATCTGCAGAAGCTGAGGTGCAGAGTAAACTACCACGCGCTTAAATTCACTGATCCTATTCTCAAAATGGGCAACGAACTGGTCAGAAGAATGCGGTTAAGGAGCAAGCACTACATTGCTTTACACCTTAGGTTTGAGCCAGACATGCTCGCCTTCTCGGGATGTTACTATGGTGGTGGTGACAAGGAGAAGAAAGAGTTGGCATCAATCAGAAGGAGATGGAAAACTTTACAT GTGAATAACCCTGAAAAGCAAAGGCGACAAGGAAGATGTCCGCTTACACCAGAAGAAGTTGGATTAATGCTTAGAGCTTTGGGATATGGAAGTGATGTTCATATATATGTTGCATCAGGTGAGGTTTACGGAGGAGAAGAGTCATTAGCTCCGTTGAAAGCGCTTTTCCCACATTTCTATTCTAAAGACACTATAGCTACCAAAGAGGAGCTAGAACCGTTTTCTTCTTACTCTTCACGAATGGCTGCGTTGGACTTCCTTGTGTGCGATGAAAGCGATGTCTTTGTAACAAACAATAACGGGAACATGGCGAGAATATTAGCTGGTCGAAG GAGATATTTTGGACATAAACCGACGATTAGACCGAATGCAAAGAAGCTGTACAAGTTGTTTCTAAGCAAAGAGAACACAACTTGGGAGGAGTTTGCTTCAAGAGTCAGAACGTTTCAGAAAGGATTCATGGGAGAGCCCAAGGAAGTCAGAGCCGGTAGAGGTGAGTTTCATGAGAATCCGTCCACTTGTATATGCGAAGCTACAGAAGCTAAGGCAAAAGAAGGAGGTATGGATTCAAGAAAACTCggtaagaaaaaacaaaaagaaggtGATGAACCGAAGGAAGATGAAGATGCAGAGTGGTCGTCAGATTATGAGGAAGACCAAACTGATTTGCATGACAGAGGGTTGTATAATGGTACGAGGTTGGATTATGAGGATATGTCTTCGGATGAGCCTGAGCTTGAAGAAATGCTGTCAGATTGa
- the LOC111198590 gene encoding WD repeat-containing protein DWA2 has product MQGGSSGIGYGLKYQARCISDVKADTDYTSFLAGTLSLKEENEVHLLRLSSGGSELICEGLFSHPNEIWDLASCPFDQRIFSTVFSTGESFGAAIWQIPELYGQLNSPQLERVASLDAHVGKINCVLWWPSGRCDKLISMDEQNIFLWSLDCSNKSAEVLSKDSAGMLHSLSGGAWDPHDVNAVAATGESSVQFWDLRTMKKVNSIERAHVRGVDYNPKREHILITAEDESGIHVWDLRKAKAPVQELPGHTHWTWAVKCNPEYDGLILSAGTDSAVNLWYASASSTNNKAPESPVESTRERVNLLLNSYTDYEDSVYGLAWSSREPWVFASLSYDGRVVIESVKPFLPRL; this is encoded by the exons ATGCAAGGAGGATCGTCGGGAATTGGATACGGCTTGAAGTATCAG GCGAGATGTATATCGGATGTGAAAGCCGATACGGATTACACCAGCTTCCTCGCTGGAACCCTAAGTCTCAAAGAAGAAAACGAG gTTCATCTGCTGCGTCTGTCATCTGGTGGATCTGAGCTGATATGCGAGGGTTTGTTCTCTCATCCTAATGAGATATGGGACCTTGCTTCTTGCCCTTTTGATCAACGCATTTTCTCAACTGTCTTTTCCACTG GTGAATCATTTGGAGCAGCGATTTGGCAAATTCCTGAGTTGTATGGTCAGCTGAATTCCCCACAACTGGAGCGTGTTGCATCTCTTGATGCACATGTTGGTAAGATTAACTG TGTTCTTTGGTGGCCTTCTGGGAGGTGTGACAAGTTGATCAGCATGGATGAACAAAACATTTTCTTGTGGAGCTTGGACTGTTCGAACAAGTCTGCTGAG GTATTATCTAAGGATTCGGCTGGGATGTTGCATTCTTTATCTGGTGGTGCGTGGGATCCACATGATGTAAATGCTGTTGCAGCAACTGGTGAATCATCTGTTCAGTTCTGGGACCTGCGTACCATGAA GAAGGTTAATTCAATTGAACGTGCTCATGTACGAGGTGTTGATTATAATCCCAAGAGAGAACATATACTT ATTACAGCAGAGGATGAATCTGGCATACATGTCTGGGATCTCCGGAAGGCCAAGGCTCCCGTCCAAGAGCTCCCTGGTCATACTCATTG GACATGGGCTGTCAAATGTAACCCCGAGTATGATGGGCTGATTCTG AGTGCAGGAACAGATTCAGCTGTTAACTTGTGGTATGCTTCAGCATCATCCACTAATAACAAAGCTCCAGAAAG CCCTGTGGAATCAACACGTGAGCGTGTAAACCTGTTGCTTAACTCATACACTGACTATGAAGACAGCGTCTATG GCCTTGCTTGGAGTTCACGTGAGCCTTGGGTTTTTGCATCATTATCATACGACGGAAGG GTCGTCATCGAATCAGTGAAGCCTTTCCTTCCAAGACTGTAG
- the LOC111198592 gene encoding dolichol-phosphate mannosyltransferase subunit 1-like isoform X1, with protein sequence MMGVMMALKKLSSNCRTCMVKAALARAKKLGLGTAYIHGLKHATGDFVVIMDADLSHHPKYLPSFIKKRLEKNASIVTCTRYVKGGGVHRWNLMRKLTSRRANVLAQTLLWPDVSDLTRLYKKSVLEDMISSCVSKCCVFQMEMIVRATRKGYHIEEVPITFVDRVFGTSKLEGSEIVEYLKGLVYLLLTT encoded by the exons ATGATGGGAGTCATGATGGCACTCAAGAAATTGTCAAGCAACTGCAGGACTTGTATGGTGAAGGCCGCATT AGCTAGAGccaagaagcttggtttgg GAACTGCATACATACATGGTTTGAAGCATGCTACAGGTGATTTCGTTGTAATCATGGATGCTGATCTTTCACATCAT CCAAAGTATTTGCCAAGTTTCATCAA GAAACGACTAGAGAAAAATGCAAGTATAGTAACATGTACGCGATATGTAAAAGGTGGTGGTGTACACAGGTGGAACCTTATGCGGAAGCTCACTAGCAGAAGAGCAAATGTGCTAGCTCAAACACTTTTATGGCCTGATGTATCTGATTTAACCAG GCTATACAAGAAATCGGTGCTTGAAGACATGATTAGCTCATGTGTGAGTAAATGTTGTGTCTTCCAGATGGAAATGATCGTTCGTGCTACCAGAAAAGGATACCATATTGAAGAG GTACCAATCACATTTGTGGATAGAGTCTTTGGAACTTCGAAGCTGGAAGGATCCGAAATAGTGGAATATCTAAAAGGACTCGTCTACCTTCTTCTCACGACTTAA
- the LOC125609908 gene encoding uncharacterized protein At3g43530-like codes for MTSKLRFTKKKKESPPKKKKKSSPTKKKEVEPAKKEMTLPTGKKKRGRSSSAEEHEADDGGSSSQPTKRPRLTSNRNPKNLQSNPAAASASPTQPDNEETPLGPPATSEDPPPTKRQNPPHQQDPPDASISQSSTKGGTPYSEQGDNEEMGSHGEPPRLREPNATEEQIMVKEMAGGAIKPHKFYFKPAEYGKPCKLSSRCHQTKFIKLIDNFHATEKKWFYAHPQFKHIFHMECSSRRKVMGLWMLLIRTIKVDKKRQAWFVVNGVPIRYSIREHGLISGLYCHTYPENYESIGSLKFAKKYFQQPPKKKGDDPPELKVTAADVLKKLKKMKYDGSHERLRMAVLYFLATVIFQRSRYGTPIDHFLLRMVNDLRVCHTFPWGRFTFDDSLKEIKHMVKHFRGKIPTVKASWTFPGFINPLEILAFESIQVLKENFRENVEEFDDSCPRMCKSRFLANGSSGYALSEIYEKLGETKEISNILKPTGSETDLSVEIFDDGLWDDVDLGDDGDIDDPIVDGWNKIIIHDQVKILWEDLYKMDVKTRKIEHEPERICEELEGPRVCEETEAGCESLETRVAQLEESMKVRDDIIGQLEARIKSMEDDRNPRDRFGNMEDLFDHDRFDTGGGQENDDTDKDATKEGETETEQMAEDDADKEATKDGENEPEKESKVDADKEATKEGDNELEEMAEDDADKEATEDGENEHEKDSHVDADKEATKEGEIEPEQMAEDDTDKEATKEVENDPSTHCKDLEVMVAAAEKFEKEVVEKKAAEKEVVEKKAWEKESTDEMDGDAEEDSPKKTKRVPKPSRMKQSPYVEK; via the exons ATGACATCTAAACTAAGATTcaccaagaaaaagaaagaatccccaccaaagaagaaaaagaaatccTCAccgacaaagaagaaggaggttGAACCGGCTAAGAAGGAGATGACTTTGCCCACGGGAAAGAAGAAACGGGGTAGATCGTCTTCAGCAGAGGAACACGAAGCAGACGACGGCGGGTCGTCGTCTCAACCCACGAAGCGGCCGCGTCTTACTTCAAACCGTAACCCTAAAAATCTTCAATCTAATCCGGCTGCTGCTTCTGCTTCTCCTACTCAACCTGACAATGAGGAGACACCCTTAGGACCACCAGCAACATCAGAAGATCCTCCACCAACGAAGAGACAAAATCCGCCACACCAACAAGATCCTCCGGATGCATCTATTTCCCAGTCTTCCACGAAGGGCGGGACACCTTATTCGGAACAAGGAGACAATGAGGAAATGGGATCGCATGGTGAGCCTCCCAGATTACGAGAACCTAATGCTACAGAAGAGCAAATAATG GTAAAGGAGATGGCTGGAGGAGCAATCAAACCACACAAGTTTTACTTCAAACCAGCCGAATATGGGAAACCCTGTAAGCTCTCCTCAAGGTGTCATCAAACGAAGTTCATCAAGTTGATTGACAATTTTCATGCAACCGAGAAGAAGTGGTTTTATGCGCACCCACAGTTCAAGCATATTTTCCATATGGAGTGCTCCTCAAGGAGAAAGGTGATGGGATTGTGGATGTTACTGATTCGCACCATAAAAGTCGACAAGAAGAGACAGGCTTGGTTTGTGGTAAATGGGGTTCCCATTCGTTACTCCATCAGAGAACATGGTCTCATATCAGGACTATACTGCCACACTTATCCAGAAAACTATGAGAGCATTGGGAGTTTGAAGTTTGCTAAGAAGTACTTTCAGCAACCACCAAAGAAGAAGGGTGACGATCCTCCTGAACTAAAAGTGACAGCAGCTGATGTCCTAAAGAAGCTAAAGAAGATGAAATATGATGGTAGTCATGAACGGTTGAGGATGGCTGTGCTTTATTTCTTGGCCACAGTCATTTTTCAAAGATCAAGGTATGGAACCCCTATAGACCATTTTCTTCTCCGAATGGTTAATGATCTTAGGGTGTGCCACACGTTTCCATGGGGGCGTTTCACCTTTGATGACTCCTTGAAGGAGATAAAGCATATGGTGAAGCATTTTCGAGGAAAGATCCCAACTGTAAAGGCTTCTTGGACATTTCCTGGGTTTATCAACCCACTGGAG ATATTGGCATTTGAAAGTATACAAGTGCTGAAGgaaaattttagagaaaatgttGAAGAATTTGATGATAGCTGTCCAAGAATGTGCAAGTCGAGATTCCTAGCGAATGGGTCGTCAGGATATGCGTTGAGCGAGATATATGAGAAGCTCGGAGAAACAAAG gaaatttctaatattttgaaaCCAACTGGAAGCGAGACAGATCTATCAGTTGAGATCTTTGATGATGGGTTATGGGATGATGTTGACCTGGGAGATGATGGGGATATAGATGACCCAATTGTTGATGGTTGGAACAAGATTATTATCCATGACCAAGTAAAAATTCTTTGGGAGGATCTGTACAAGATGGATGTCAAAACTCGAAAGATAGAACACGAGCCTGAGAGGATTTGTGAAGAACTTGAGGGTCCGAGGGTGTGTGAGGAAACTGAGGCAGGATGTGAGAGTTTGGAAACAAGAGTTGCTCAGTTGGAAGAAAGCATGAAGGTGAGAGATGACATAATTGGTCAGTTGGAAGCAAGAATAAAGAGTATGGAAGATGACCGCAACCCGAGGGACAGATTTGGGAACATGGAGGACTTGTTTGATCATGATCGTTTTGACACTGGTGGAGGCCAAGAAAATG atgaTACTGATAAAGATGCCACAAAGGAGGGTGAGACTGAAACCGAGCAAATGGCAGAAGATGATGCTGATAAGGAGGCCACGAAGGATGGAGAGAATGAGCCTGAGAAAGAAAGTAAGGTTGATGCTGATAAGGAGGCCACAAAGGAGGGTGATAATGAACTCGAGGAGATGGCAGAAGATGATGCTGATAAGGAGGCCACAGAGGATGGAGAAAATGAGCATGAGAAAGATAGCCATGTTGATGCTGATAAGGAGGCCACAAAGGAAGGCGAGATTGAACCCGAGCAGATGGCAGAAGATGATACTGATAAGGAGGCCACGAAGGAGGTTGAGAATGACCCGAGCACGCACTGCAAG GATCTTGAAGTGATGGTGGCGGCTGCAGAGAAGTTTGAGAAAGAAGTTGTGGAGAAGAAAGCTGCAGAGAAAGAAGTTGTGGAGAAGAAAGCTTGGGAGAAAGAATCTACGGATGAAATGGATGGAGATGCTGAAGAAGATTCaccgaagaagacgaagagggTGCCAAAGCCTTCTCGTATGAAGCAGTCTCCATATGTTGAGAAGTAA
- the LOC111198592 gene encoding dolichol-phosphate mannosyltransferase subunit 1-like isoform X2 has product MMGVMMALKKLSSNCRTCMVKAALARAKKLGLGTAYIHGLKHATGDFVVIMDADLSHHPKYLPSFIKKRLEKNASIVTCTRYVKGGGVHRWNLMRKLTSRRANVLAQTLLWPDVSDLTRLYKKSVLEDMISSCVSKCCVFQMEMIVRATRKGYHIEEVPITFVDRVFGTSKLEGSEIVEYLKGLVYLLLTT; this is encoded by the exons AT GATGGGAGTCATGATGGCACTCAAGAAATTGTCAAGCAACTGCAGGACTTGTATGGTGAAGGCCGCATT AGCTAGAGccaagaagcttggtttgg GAACTGCATACATACATGGTTTGAAGCATGCTACAGGTGATTTCGTTGTAATCATGGATGCTGATCTTTCACATCAT CCAAAGTATTTGCCAAGTTTCATCAA GAAACGACTAGAGAAAAATGCAAGTATAGTAACATGTACGCGATATGTAAAAGGTGGTGGTGTACACAGGTGGAACCTTATGCGGAAGCTCACTAGCAGAAGAGCAAATGTGCTAGCTCAAACACTTTTATGGCCTGATGTATCTGATTTAACCAG GCTATACAAGAAATCGGTGCTTGAAGACATGATTAGCTCATGTGTGAGTAAATGTTGTGTCTTCCAGATGGAAATGATCGTTCGTGCTACCAGAAAAGGATACCATATTGAAGAG GTACCAATCACATTTGTGGATAGAGTCTTTGGAACTTCGAAGCTGGAAGGATCCGAAATAGTGGAATATCTAAAAGGACTCGTCTACCTTCTTCTCACGACTTAA